The Oceanotoga teriensis genome includes the window TTTTAGTATATTAGAAATATCGGTAAATTTAATTTTTTTGTTCAAAAATAATTCAACTAATTCTTCATCTATTGAATTATATGCAATATGTAATTTTTGATTTCCCAATATTTCAAATGCTAATTTTAAAGAAGGATATCTTTGATAATCTACTTTTTTAAATTCTATATTTTTTAAAGGAATCATTTCATCTTTGTAAGATCTTTTTGGGTATGTTAATGAATAAGCTATTGGAATTTTCATATCTGGTTTTCCATAATGTAGTTTCATAGTTCCATCTTCAAAATATATTATCGAATGAATATGAGAATTTTCATTTATAATTACATCAATTTTTGGTTTATCAAACAAATAATATGCTTCTATTACTTCTAATCCTTTATTAACCATAGTTGCAGAATCAACAGTTATTCTTTTTCCCATATTCCAAACTGGATGGTTTAATACTTTTTCTATAGTAACATTTTTTAACTCTTCTATAGGAGTATTTCTTAAAGAGCCTCCACTAGCTGTTATTATTAAATTAGAAGGAGATTTTTCACCTTCCAATAATTGAAATATAGCACTGTGTTCAGAATCAACAGGTAGAAGTTCTATATTTTTTTCTTTTATTTTTTTGATTACTATATCTCCACCAGATACTAAAGATTCTTTATTTGCTATACATAATCTTTTTGAAAATTTTATGGAAGTTAATGTATTTTTTAAACCTGCAAAACCAGAGGTTGCAATTAAAGAAATTTCTGGTTTTTCAAATTCTAAATATTCTTCAAGTTTTTGATAATTTGTAATTATATTACAATTTCTATATTTTTGTGGTAAAGACCCTTTTTCTTTATAGTCATTTATATATAAAAATTCTAAATTGTATTTTTCTATAATTTTTTTTGCTTTTTTGAAATTTGAATTTATAGTTCCACCGATGAGTTTGAATTCTCTTTTAAAATTTTCACGATTTAATACTTCTAAAGTTTGAGTTCCTATGGAACCAGTTATACCAAAAATAAATATTTTTTTCATATTTTGTTCACCTCAGACTTGATTATATGTTTAATATGTTTTATAATTAATTTATAAAGCAGTATAAAGTATATTTAATGGGGGAAAACATGTTTAAACTTATAAAATATTTTTATATTAATATTATTATATTAACGATAACTTTTTTGTTATCGGTTTTCTCATTAAAATTATACATTATTATTTGTTTATTAATGTTGATTTTCTTTAACATTTGTTTTTTATTTGAATTTAAAAAGTACATTAAAATTAAGAACAGCAAAGGATTTTCTTCACTAAATTTAACTAAAGATTCTTTTTTGAATTTTATAGTTCAAAAGACTAAAGAGATTTATAATATTGAAGATTTCAATTTTTATGTTTATTATAGAGAAGATAAAATTTTTGAATACTTTTCAAAAGAATATCCATTTAAAAGGAGAATCAGGAGTTTTTTTGATGAAGATATTTATATAATTATAGAAACTCAAAAAGAAAAAAACATTTCTGAAGATTTGTTTTTTGATGTTTTTAATTTCATTAATATATATATTATTATGAATAATTATAAAGATGATTTTAATAAAGTAAAAAAAGAAATTAAATTATCTCAAATACAATTTTTAAGTAAATTAAGACTTTTAGCAGATAGAGTTGATAATCCTTCACATAATAAAAGAATTGGACTTATGTCAAAAAAATTAGCACGACTTCTTGGAATAAATGAAAAATATGTTTTCGAAATATCTGTTTTTGCTCCATTACATGATATAGGAAAAATTTTTATTCCAGAGAGTATTTTAAAAAAACCTTTTCATCTTAATAAAGAAGAATTTAATATAATAAAAAAACATTCGATATATGGTGCAGAAATTTTACAAGGCATAGATTGGCTTAAAGTTGCTTGGGAAATTTCTTTATATCATCATGAAAAATTTAGTGGTGGAGGATATCCTTTTGGATTAAAAAAAGATTCGATTCCAATCAGTGCAAGAATTGTTTCAATAATTGATGTTTATGATTCTATAAGAAGTGAAAAAGTTTATAAAGCTTCAAGTGATCATATTAAAACTATTGAAAAAATGATTTTAATGCAAAAAAATAACGATTACTTTGATCCAGATATTTTTTCCATTTTTATTGAAAATAATGAATTATTCAATAAAATATTTGAAGAAAATTAACTTTTAAGTTAATAGAATTTAATGTTTTTTATGTATTCTATACTAAGAACTTTTAATTAGTCCAGAGAGGCTAAAAAGGAGGAGATTTACATGGCAGAATTTACCAAAATTCTTAGAGGTAATGAAAAAGATCTTACAAAAAGGACCATTCTTAAAAGATGTATTCTTTCCTTACAACACTTTGTTGCGATGTTTGGCGCTACAATTCTTGTTCCTTTATTAACGGGTTTTGATCCATTGGTAACTCTTTTTGCAGCTGGTTGTGGAACTTTAATTTTTCATTTTGTAACTGGCTTAAAAGTACCAGTATTTTTAGGATCCAGTTTTGCATTTATAGCCCCTATAATGGCTGTTAAAGAACAATATGGAGATTTATCATATGCTTCAGGTGCAATAATGATTGCTGGACTTGTTTATTTACTATTTTCATTGATAGTAAAATTAATGGGTTATGATATATTAAAAAAACTCTTTCCTACTACTGTTACAGGTACAATGATTATAATTATAGGTTTATCTTTAGCACCAACAGCCATGAATATGTCTTCTTCTAATTGGGTAATTTCAATTTCCACTCTTATAACAGTTGTAATCTTCTCTACTTTTTTTAAAGGGTTTTTGAGTATGATTCCGGTTTTAATGGGAGTATTAATTGGATATTTGATTTCAGTAATTACAGGAAATGTTGATTTTACAGCAGTTACAACATCTTCTTGGGTTTCTATTCCTTCTTTCTCTTTGCCAAAATTTAGTTTAGACGCAATTTCAGTTACTGTTCCTTTAGTACTTGCAACTTTTATGGAACATATTGGAGATATAACTACAAATGGTGCTGTTGTAGGTAAAAACTTTTTTAAAGATCCTGGATTGCATAAAACTTTATTAGGAGATGGAATTGCTACAGCATTTGCAGGTTTTGTAGGAGCTCCAGCTAATACCACTTACAGTGAGAATACAGGAGTATTGGCAATTACTAAAAATTATGATCCTTCAATAATTAGAGGAGCGGCATTTTTAGCAATAATATTTTCTTTTTTATCAAAGTTTGGCGCTATATTGAGTACTATACCAGAGGCTGTTATTGGTGGAATAGGGTTAATGTTATTTGGGATGATTTCATCTACAGGGATTAGAACAATAGTTAATGATAATGTTGATTTTTCAAATTCAAAAAACATTTGTATAGTTTCCATAATGCTTACAACAGGTTTAAGTGGTATAGCTATAAAACTTGGAAATGTTGAGTTTAAAGGTGTAGCTTTAGCAGCAATAGTTGGGATAATATTAAATTTAATAATACCTGATTTAAATAAAAAAGCAAAAAAAGATAAGATTTGATTAAATCTTATCTTTTTTTTTATTGTATACTTTTTTGATGTATAATATAATTAATAATCATCATAGGAGGTATATATATTATGGGTTTGGGAAATTTTTTATTAGAGATGTCTAATTTATTTACTATAAACAGATGGAATAATAGACCTGCATTATTGAGATTTACTGAGGCTGATAATCTTTTTAATTCTATAGCTTTATCATTATTTACTTATGAAGAATTGGAAAAAAAGGATACTATAAAAATAGTTCATAATAAAATAATAGATGTTATACCCAAAGTGGTTTTATCAGATGTATCTTTGAATACTAAGAATAGAATTAATAATATAGATAAAAATATTTGGCAAAAAGTTAAAGATTCAGCTATAGAAGATATAAAAAATATGATTGAAGATGATAAAGTAGTAGAGATTATTTATAAATATAAATTAAATGAAGATATAGTTGAAACAGAAAAGCTCATATCTTATTTAGTATCTAAAAAGGAAGTAGAATTCAATAGAAGAGTTTTTCCAGAATATTATGATGAACCTTATAAAGAAACTGAAGAAGAAATAAAAAAAATAATAACTCCATATTCCTATAAATTAGAGAAATATAATGATTTTCTTTTAAATACTACATTTAGACTTAGTTCTATGATAAGATGGAATAAGAGTCAAAGGAATATTGAAAGTTCGGTTGCTGCACATTCTTTTTTTGTTTTAACTATTTCATATTTTTTGGCTAATTTATTTGAATTAAATGAGGATCAAATATATGATATTATAATTGCTTCTACATTACATGATTTGCCTGAATCTTTTACCGGAGATGTTATATCACCAACGAAAAGAAAAGTTAATGGTCTAGAAGATATAATTACAGAAATTGAAAATGATTATGTTGAAAAATGGATGATACAAAATTCTTATATAAATCAAGTAATGAAAAGATTTAAAAATTATGTTATAAATCCTTTTGAAAATGATTATGGTCAAATAGTAAGAACAGCTGATTTATTAGCTGCTATTTTAGAATGTTCTATGGAAATTAAAACTGGAAATCAAAATAATCTTTTTAGAAAAGCGTTTTTTTCAACAAAGAAAGAAATAAAGAGTATATGTCCTTATGATATTTCAAGTTTAATAGATGAGATTGAATATAAAACATTTTAAATAAAGCGGCTTTTTAAAGCCGCTTTATTTTTTATTCTGATCTAACAAATTTTTTGCTTCCATCTTGGTATTTAAATTTTACAACTATTCCTTTTTGAGGTTTTTCATAGCCTGAAAAGATTTTGTGTACATTAGTTTCATTTACACCATAATTAACAGCTTCTTCTGAAATGTGTGCTTCAAATGGGTCTTCACTGTAAACAAACACTGTAACTTCTATCTCCTTCATAAGAAAACACCCCCATTAAAAAGTTTTTTTGGATTCTAATATGAAAGTAACCGGTCCATCATTTATCAAATGTACTTTCATTTCTGTCTGAAATTTTCCTGTTTGTAAATTTATATTATAATTACTTTTTACATAATCTAAAAATTGTAAATATATTTCATTAGCTTTTTCAGGTGGTGCTGATTCTGTAAATGAAGGTCTGCGACCTTTTCTACAATCGCCATATAGAGTGAATTGTGATACTATCAATAATTCACCACCTGTTTCTAATAAGGATAAATTCATTTTACCATCTTTATCTTCAAAAATCCTTAAATTCATTATTTTATCTGCAAGCCATTTTATATCTTTTATGTCATCATCATTTGAAATTCCCAATAATAAAAGAAGGCCTTGTTTTATTTTTCCAGTAACTTCTTCATTTACTTTGACTTTGGCTTCTTCTACTCTTTGGACTACAGCTCTCAAAATTAAACCCTCCTCACGGAATATACTCCTTTTATTTCATTTATTTTATTTATTATTCTTATTATATGTTCATTATTTGTAACTTTTAGTCTTATTTTTGTTCCTAATATATCTCCTTGTTTTATAATTTCAAATTTTTCTAAGTGGCCTTTTTCATTATTTATTATAGTTCTTATCGAATTCATTAAATCTTTATTTTCCATTTCAACTTTTAAAATAGCTATATATATATTATCTGGATCATCAGCCCATTTAACATTAACAGTTTTTTCTTCTTTTACACCTCTAATATTTTTACAATTATTTCTATGTATTACTATTCCTCTTTTACTTATTATACCAATTATATCATCTCCTTGCACAGGAGTACAACATTTAGCAAAGAAAGAATCTACACCTTCTTGTCCATCTATTATCACTGAGATGTGATTTTTTCTATTTTTTGTTTTATCTGGAATTAATTTTTTTTGTTTTTCTTCTTCAGTATTTATAAATTGGTTTTTTATAGTATTTATGTTTATTTCTTCAAGATCTATTTTTATAAATAAATCTTCATCATTTTTTATATTATATTTTAAATAAAAAGCATTTTCTTGAAGTTTTTCAAGCATTTCGTCCATAGAAAGATTCAATTTTTTTGCCAATTCTCTAAATTTATCTTTTCCTTTATCTATTAAATCTTTTTCATTTTTCTGTCTATAATATTTTTTTATTTTACTTTTTGTTCTTGGTGATTGAGCATATTTTAACCAATCTATACTTGGACCATTAAAATTTCTATTTATTATTATTTCTATTACTTCACCATTATGTATTTTATAGTTTATTGGTACTATTCTTCCATTTACTTTAGCTCCAGCATAGTGATTTCCAACATCCGTATGAATTGCGAAAGCAAAATCAATAGGAGAAGCATCTTTTGGAAGATGTATTACTTCACCTTGAGGGGTAAATACAAAAATTTCTTTTGATAATAAATTTGTTTCTATTTCTTTTAAATCAAAAGCACTTTGGGCTATATCCTTGTGTAATTCCATTAAATTATCGAGAAATTTAACTTTTTCTTTTGATACACCTTCTTTATATACCCAATGTGCTGCTAATCCGTACTCTGCCTCTTCATGCATTTCCCAATCTCTTATTTGAATTTCGAGAGGTTCACCTTTATGAGTGATTACTGTTGTATGTAATGATTTATAACCATTAAATTTTGGAGTAGCTATATAATCTTTTATTCTTCCTGGCATTGGAGACCATATAGAATGAACTATTCCTAATGCAGCATAGCATTGATTTTGATTTTCTGTTATTATTCTTAGAGCAATATAGTCATATATTTCATCTAATGATTTTTGTTTTCTAACCATTTTGTTGTATATACTATATAAATGTTTAGCTCTTCCTGAAACCTCTGCTCTTATTTTATGTTTTTTTAATTCTTTTATTAATATATTTTGATATTCTTCGATACTTTTTTGCCTATTTTTTAACTTATCATCAAGTTTTATTCTTAATTCTCTAAAAATATCTGGTTGAATATATTTAAAAGATAAATTTTCAAGTTCAGCTTTCATTTTATATATACCAAGTCTATGAGCTATAGGAGCATATATTTTTAAAGTTTCATTAGATTTTATTATTTGCTTATTTCTTTTTACATGTTGTAAAGTTCTCATATTATGTAATCTATCGGCTAATTTTACAACTATTACTCTTATATCTGTTGACATTGCAAGAAGCATTTTTCTTATAGTTTCTATTTTTTCAATTGATTTTAAATCGGATTTACTTAATCTTTCATTTAATTTTAAGTTAGATATTTTAGTAACTCCATTTACTATTCTTGAAACATCAATTCCGAATAATTCTTCTATTTTTTCTATTGGAACATCGCAGTCTTCTACTACATCATGTAATAATCCAGAAGTTATTGTATCTATATCCATTCGATAACCTGCTAATATTCTTGCTACTTCTTTGGGATGTTCAAAAAAAGGTTCTCCGGAATCTCTCATTTGTCCTTCATGTGATTTTTCGGCTAATTCATACGCAAGTATTAATTTTTCTTTTTCTTTTTTATTAAGCTTTCTATCTAAAATATCTTCTATTTCTTTTAAAAAATCTTTAGAGTCATTCAAAATTTCCACCTCATATATATCTTTTTTTATATTATATCACAGTCAAATAAATGAATATATTGAATATCTTAATATTTCTTAATATTTTTTAAAATTACATAAAAAAGTAAGTAATAAAATGAGTGTGTAAATATCATATTTTAAGGAGGGTTTTTAATGAAAAAAGGTCTTTTAATTTTATTAACTTTAGTACTTATGGTAATTGGTTTTTCTGAAACTTTGGTTATTAAAGGTTCAAATACTATATTTCCAGTAGCTCAATTGTGGATAGAAAATTTAAAAGAAATAAATCCAGATTTAAATATTACTTTAGAAGGTGCAGGTTCTTCTACCGGTATATCAGCACTATTTAATGAAACTACCGATATTGCAAATTCTTCAAGATGGCTTAAAGATAAAGAAATTGAAAAAATGCACGAAGAGAAAAAACTTTTTATGCCTATAGTAGTTGGTTATGATGGGATTGCTTTGATTGTAAATAAAGAATTGGGTATAGATTCTATAACTATAGAAGAATTAAAAAAAATATATACTGGTGAAATAAGAACTTGGAAACAATTGAACTCAAATTTACCTAATAGCAGAATAGTTATTTATTCAAGAAATACAGCTTCAGGTACCTTTGAAACTTTTGAAAATAAAGTCTTAGATGGTGCAAAAATGGATCCGACAGTTAAAATGGTTGAATCTACTCAATTTGAAATTGATCAAGTTTCAAGAAATAAATATGCAATAGCTTATGTTGGAGCTGGTTATGTAAATGATTCTGTAAAAGTATTAAAA containing:
- a CDS encoding YfbR-like 5'-deoxynucleotidase, with protein sequence MGLGNFLLEMSNLFTINRWNNRPALLRFTEADNLFNSIALSLFTYEELEKKDTIKIVHNKIIDVIPKVVLSDVSLNTKNRINNIDKNIWQKVKDSAIEDIKNMIEDDKVVEIIYKYKLNEDIVETEKLISYLVSKKEVEFNRRVFPEYYDEPYKETEEEIKKIITPYSYKLEKYNDFLLNTTFRLSSMIRWNKSQRNIESSVAAHSFFVLTISYFLANLFELNEDQIYDIIIASTLHDLPESFTGDVISPTKRKVNGLEDIITEIENDYVEKWMIQNSYINQVMKRFKNYVINPFENDYGQIVRTADLLAAILECSMEIKTGNQNNLFRKAFFSTKKEIKSICPYDISSLIDEIEYKTF
- the dtd gene encoding D-aminoacyl-tRNA deacylase codes for the protein MRAVVQRVEEAKVKVNEEVTGKIKQGLLLLLGISNDDDIKDIKWLADKIMNLRIFEDKDGKMNLSLLETGGELLIVSQFTLYGDCRKGRRPSFTESAPPEKANEIYLQFLDYVKSNYNINLQTGKFQTEMKVHLINDGPVTFILESKKTF
- a CDS encoding phosphate ABC transporter substrate-binding protein PstS family protein is translated as MKKGLLILLTLVLMVIGFSETLVIKGSNTIFPVAQLWIENLKEINPDLNITLEGAGSSTGISALFNETTDIANSSRWLKDKEIEKMHEEKKLFMPIVVGYDGIALIVNKELGIDSITIEELKKIYTGEIRTWKQLNSNLPNSRIVIYSRNTASGTFETFENKVLDGAKMDPTVKMVESTQFEIDQVSRNKYAIAYVGAGYVNDSVKVLKVENELPTKLNILNSIYPISRPLYMFVDVTNGYPETGKIKEYITYALSKDGQEMVEKAGYVAAYGF
- the dxr gene encoding 1-deoxy-D-xylulose-5-phosphate reductoisomerase; its protein translation is MKKIFIFGITGSIGTQTLEVLNRENFKREFKLIGGTINSNFKKAKKIIEKYNLEFLYINDYKEKGSLPQKYRNCNIITNYQKLEEYLEFEKPEISLIATSGFAGLKNTLTSIKFSKRLCIANKESLVSGGDIVIKKIKEKNIELLPVDSEHSAIFQLLEGEKSPSNLIITASGGSLRNTPIEELKNVTIEKVLNHPVWNMGKRITVDSATMVNKGLEVIEAYYLFDKPKIDVIINENSHIHSIIYFEDGTMKLHYGKPDMKIPIAYSLTYPKRSYKDEMIPLKNIEFKKVDYQRYPSLKLAFEILGNQKLHIAYNSIDEELVELFLNKKIKFTDISNILKKCILEIDKINIKINDIEDIYETDKISRNILKQYINN
- a CDS encoding RelA/SpoT family protein produces the protein MNDSKDFLKEIEDILDRKLNKKEKEKLILAYELAEKSHEGQMRDSGEPFFEHPKEVARILAGYRMDIDTITSGLLHDVVEDCDVPIEKIEELFGIDVSRIVNGVTKISNLKLNERLSKSDLKSIEKIETIRKMLLAMSTDIRVIVVKLADRLHNMRTLQHVKRNKQIIKSNETLKIYAPIAHRLGIYKMKAELENLSFKYIQPDIFRELRIKLDDKLKNRQKSIEEYQNILIKELKKHKIRAEVSGRAKHLYSIYNKMVRKQKSLDEIYDYIALRIITENQNQCYAALGIVHSIWSPMPGRIKDYIATPKFNGYKSLHTTVITHKGEPLEIQIRDWEMHEEAEYGLAAHWVYKEGVSKEKVKFLDNLMELHKDIAQSAFDLKEIETNLLSKEIFVFTPQGEVIHLPKDASPIDFAFAIHTDVGNHYAGAKVNGRIVPINYKIHNGEVIEIIINRNFNGPSIDWLKYAQSPRTKSKIKKYYRQKNEKDLIDKGKDKFRELAKKLNLSMDEMLEKLQENAFYLKYNIKNDEDLFIKIDLEEININTIKNQFINTEEEKQKKLIPDKTKNRKNHISVIIDGQEGVDSFFAKCCTPVQGDDIIGIISKRGIVIHRNNCKNIRGVKEEKTVNVKWADDPDNIYIAILKVEMENKDLMNSIRTIINNEKGHLEKFEIIKQGDILGTKIRLKVTNNEHIIRIINKINEIKGVYSVRRV
- a CDS encoding HD-GYP domain-containing protein, translated to MNFIVQKTKEIYNIEDFNFYVYYREDKIFEYFSKEYPFKRRIRSFFDEDIYIIIETQKEKNISEDLFFDVFNFINIYIIMNNYKDDFNKVKKEIKLSQIQFLSKLRLLADRVDNPSHNKRIGLMSKKLARLLGINEKYVFEISVFAPLHDIGKIFIPESILKKPFHLNKEEFNIIKKHSIYGAEILQGIDWLKVAWEISLYHHEKFSGGGYPFGLKKDSIPISARIVSIIDVYDSIRSEKVYKASSDHIKTIEKMILMQKNNDYFDPDIFSIFIENNELFNKIFEEN
- a CDS encoding uracil-xanthine permease family protein codes for the protein MAEFTKILRGNEKDLTKRTILKRCILSLQHFVAMFGATILVPLLTGFDPLVTLFAAGCGTLIFHFVTGLKVPVFLGSSFAFIAPIMAVKEQYGDLSYASGAIMIAGLVYLLFSLIVKLMGYDILKKLFPTTVTGTMIIIIGLSLAPTAMNMSSSNWVISISTLITVVIFSTFFKGFLSMIPVLMGVLIGYLISVITGNVDFTAVTTSSWVSIPSFSLPKFSLDAISVTVPLVLATFMEHIGDITTNGAVVGKNFFKDPGLHKTLLGDGIATAFAGFVGAPANTTYSENTGVLAITKNYDPSIIRGAAFLAIIFSFLSKFGAILSTIPEAVIGGIGLMLFGMISSTGIRTIVNDNVDFSNSKNICIVSIMLTTGLSGIAIKLGNVEFKGVALAAIVGIILNLIIPDLNKKAKKDKI